A single region of the Thermoanaerobacterium aotearoense genome encodes:
- a CDS encoding diol dehydratase small subunit, with protein sequence MEEYPLSKSAFDKLVTKTGKHLNEINIENVMKGNVKPDDIKISKEVLLMQGQIAERYGRHQMKENFTRASELTDVPDEKILEIYESLRPFRSTKEELINLAYELRDKYNAINCANLILEAAEVYEKRNILKT encoded by the coding sequence ATGGAAGAATATCCGCTATCAAAAAGTGCTTTTGATAAATTGGTGACAAAAACAGGCAAACATTTGAATGAAATAAATATTGAAAATGTAATGAAGGGAAACGTAAAACCCGATGATATCAAGATATCCAAAGAAGTGCTTTTAATGCAAGGGCAAATTGCAGAAAGATACGGCAGGCATCAGATGAAGGAGAATTTCACAAGAGCATCGGAGCTTACAGATGTTCCAGATGAAAAGATTTTGGAAATATATGAGAGCTTAAGGCCGTTTAGATCTACAAAGGAAGAGCTTATAAATCTTGCCTATGAATTAAGAGATAAGTACAATGCCATTAACTGTGCAAACTTGATACTTGAGGCTGCTGAAGTATATGAAAAAAGAAATATTTTGAAAACTTAA